One genomic region from Natrinema caseinilyticum encodes:
- a CDS encoding MFS transporter → MIPGYWKLVFQVTGWHIAASICYYAVYAGTPFFRDEFSLSGVAVGLVITSLTLGYATFLLPIGVATDRFGERRTLSVGLAGLGIGSILVAVAPTYGLLLVAVFLLGSTYGTATPGTNKAIFDGVKPSLHHRAIGIKQIGPTMGSAISTLLVTGLVGFFFWQLGFLVAAVGGLAVAAVFYVTYSGTATREATYPDFGGLVGNRSYLLLVTAGICIGAGFYTTTGYTILYLEESVGAAVATGGIILAILQVCSSVGKIAAGWVADTVPRDRRVTTHSILLVQTVAGGVLFFVLTAVETAHAASIVFSALGVFALGSTGLYYSCISTVVPDTEIGAASAVGQFTVTIGGLLAPPLFGYLIDAVSYTAGWSFLGGLSFVASLFVLAVLTTSR, encoded by the coding sequence GTGATACCCGGCTACTGGAAGCTCGTTTTTCAGGTCACTGGCTGGCACATCGCAGCGAGCATTTGCTACTATGCGGTCTACGCTGGAACGCCGTTCTTCCGGGACGAATTCTCACTCAGCGGCGTTGCCGTCGGCCTCGTCATCACGTCGTTGACGCTCGGATACGCGACGTTTCTCCTCCCGATCGGCGTCGCGACCGATCGATTCGGCGAACGTCGAACGCTGTCGGTCGGGTTAGCCGGACTCGGGATCGGTTCGATCCTCGTCGCGGTCGCGCCGACGTACGGACTGTTACTCGTCGCAGTCTTCCTCCTCGGATCGACGTACGGCACCGCGACGCCGGGCACCAACAAAGCGATTTTCGACGGCGTCAAACCCTCACTGCACCACCGCGCCATCGGCATCAAGCAGATCGGTCCCACGATGGGAAGCGCGATCAGTACGCTCCTCGTGACCGGTCTGGTCGGCTTCTTCTTCTGGCAACTGGGTTTTCTCGTCGCCGCGGTCGGTGGCCTCGCCGTAGCCGCGGTATTCTACGTCACGTATTCGGGGACCGCGACACGCGAAGCGACGTATCCGGACTTCGGGGGACTGGTGGGGAATCGGTCCTACCTTCTGCTCGTGACCGCGGGGATCTGTATCGGAGCCGGATTTTACACGACGACCGGATACACGATTCTCTACCTCGAGGAGTCGGTCGGTGCGGCGGTCGCCACCGGCGGGATCATCCTCGCGATATTGCAAGTGTGTAGCAGCGTCGGCAAAATTGCAGCGGGGTGGGTTGCGGATACCGTCCCGCGGGACCGACGGGTGACGACGCACTCGATTCTACTCGTTCAGACCGTCGCCGGCGGCGTTCTCTTTTTCGTCCTCACCGCCGTCGAGACGGCACACGCGGCGAGCATCGTCTTTTCGGCACTCGGCGTCTTCGCGCTCGGTTCGACGGGGCTGTATTATTCGTGCATCTCGACGGTCGTTCCCGACACAGAGATCGGAGCCGCCTCCGCCGTCGGTCAGTTCACGGTCACGATCGGCGGACTCCTCGCGCCGCCGCTTTTCGGGTACCTGATCGATGCCGTCAGCTATACGGCGGGGTGGTCGTTTCTCGGCGGCCTGTCGTTCGTCGCCTCGCTGTTCGTACTCGCCGTCCTGACCACGTCACGATAA
- a CDS encoding ATP-binding protein: MAPGTGVVSDVGGRRSILSLGALYSAIGVIWPLTPIGGARSIAESLVVFFLVAGSGIVLLLGGYRLPDADIDSEFVPPIATWCLLAVGAMGTTLGFVALAGHVSDPASKFFIFSALAAVTGFGAGRRDARAKSRASVLERRNEDLRRTNAELEESVDRLEESERRYRLLAENVPNGGVALLDDELRHVLVAGQGFELVGSSPEDLEGARLRDVYAADIVDRLEPQYRAALDGEPTGFELEIGERTFEFHTHPLSTENGEVCAVLVMCQDITRRKNRERELTKRIRQQRVVADLGQYALETDDLDELMHEAATRVAAVLDTEYCKVLDLDEETNELLLRQGVGWKNGLVGAETVSAVESDSQAAYTLAHDRPVVVEDLETESRFSGPELLSSHGVRSGVSTVIGPFDDPWGILGVHDTDPKRFSEEDVTFVQNIANVLAETIERHQYQHDLERSVADLKESNERLEQFAYAASHDLQEPLRMISSYLQLIERRYSDAFDEDGLEFLEFAIDGADRMRGMVDGLLEYSRVETRGDPLEPVDLDEVFADARDDLRLEISRSDAEISSESLPTVDGDADQLRHVFQNLLSNAIRYSGDDPPTIHVSAERTGSQRVISVRDEGIGMDTDEADRVFDVFQRLHSREDYEGSGIGLAVCERIVERHGGEIWVETAPGEGATVSFTLLAVGEHPPKSAP; encoded by the coding sequence ATGGCGCCTGGGACCGGGGTCGTTTCGGACGTCGGCGGACGACGGTCGATCCTCTCTCTCGGCGCGTTGTACTCCGCGATCGGCGTGATCTGGCCGCTCACACCGATCGGCGGTGCGAGGTCGATAGCGGAATCCCTCGTCGTTTTCTTCCTCGTCGCCGGCTCCGGCATCGTCCTCCTCCTGGGTGGGTATCGCCTCCCCGACGCCGATATCGATTCCGAGTTCGTTCCGCCTATCGCCACCTGGTGTCTCCTGGCCGTCGGTGCGATGGGGACGACCCTCGGCTTCGTCGCCCTCGCCGGACACGTATCCGACCCGGCGAGCAAATTCTTCATCTTTTCGGCGCTCGCTGCCGTCACCGGCTTCGGGGCGGGGAGACGCGATGCGAGAGCCAAGTCGCGAGCGTCCGTTCTCGAACGGCGCAACGAGGACCTTCGACGGACGAACGCGGAACTCGAGGAATCGGTCGATCGGCTCGAAGAATCCGAGCGGCGATACCGTCTCCTCGCCGAGAACGTCCCGAATGGGGGAGTCGCGCTTCTCGACGACGAGTTGCGCCACGTCCTCGTCGCCGGACAGGGCTTCGAACTGGTCGGCTCCAGTCCCGAAGACCTCGAAGGCGCCCGACTCCGAGACGTCTACGCTGCCGACATCGTCGATCGCCTCGAACCACAGTATCGCGCGGCGCTCGACGGCGAACCGACCGGTTTCGAACTCGAGATCGGCGAGCGAACGTTCGAGTTCCATACACACCCGTTGTCCACCGAAAATGGAGAGGTGTGCGCCGTATTGGTGATGTGTCAGGATATCACTAGACGGAAGAACCGCGAACGGGAACTCACGAAACGGATCCGCCAACAACGGGTCGTGGCCGACCTCGGACAGTACGCCCTCGAGACCGACGACCTCGACGAACTCATGCACGAAGCAGCGACGCGGGTGGCAGCGGTTCTCGATACCGAGTACTGCAAAGTGCTCGACCTCGACGAGGAGACGAACGAACTCCTCCTGCGTCAGGGTGTCGGGTGGAAAAACGGCCTCGTTGGGGCGGAGACGGTCTCCGCCGTCGAATCCGATTCACAGGCTGCGTACACCCTGGCACACGATCGCCCCGTCGTCGTCGAGGACCTCGAGACCGAATCGCGATTTAGCGGCCCTGAACTGCTGTCCTCCCACGGCGTCCGGAGCGGAGTCAGCACCGTCATCGGCCCGTTCGACGATCCGTGGGGGATCCTGGGCGTCCACGATACCGACCCCAAGCGTTTCAGCGAGGAGGACGTTACCTTCGTCCAGAACATCGCGAACGTCCTCGCGGAGACGATCGAACGCCACCAGTACCAGCACGACCTCGAGCGATCGGTTGCGGACCTGAAAGAATCCAACGAGCGCCTCGAACAGTTCGCCTACGCGGCATCTCACGACCTCCAGGAACCGCTTCGAATGATTTCGAGCTACCTCCAACTCATCGAACGGCGATACAGTGACGCGTTCGACGAGGACGGACTGGAATTTCTCGAGTTTGCGATCGATGGGGCAGACCGGATGCGGGGGATGGTCGACGGCTTGCTCGAATATTCTCGGGTGGAGACACGTGGCGACCCGCTCGAACCGGTCGATCTCGACGAGGTTTTCGCAGACGCGAGAGACGATCTTCGACTGGAGATTTCACGATCCGACGCAGAGATTTCGAGCGAGTCGCTTCCGACCGTCGACGGCGACGCGGACCAGTTACGGCACGTGTTCCAGAACCTGCTGAGCAACGCGATTCGATACAGCGGTGACGACCCCCCGACGATTCACGTCTCGGCCGAGCGAACCGGTTCACAGCGGGTGATTTCGGTCCGGGACGAAGGCATCGGGATGGATACCGACGAAGCGGATCGCGTATTCGACGTCTTCCAGCGGCTTCATAGCCGAGAAGACTACGAGGGAAGCGGGATCGGACTGGCCGTCTGTGAGCGTATCGTCGAGCGACACGGCGGCGAGATCTGGGTGGAGACGGCCCCCGGTGAGGGAGCGACCGTCTCGTTTACGTTGCTCGCTGTCGGCGAGCATCCTCCGAAGTCCGCTCCGTGA
- a CDS encoding Na+/H+ antiporter, producing the protein MMAVEVAAELLDLLSVFIIAAGVGIFVAKVGRFPYTIALLLAGVTASILELGIDIELSHDLILLVLLPPLLFEGAATTDLEYFRRYLGPILALAVPGLILAVLILGVFGQFVFGIPLLVALLFAAMILPTDPVSVLALFEELGAPDRLTVIVEGESLVNDGVGVVIFSTLLAIIVEYGPDTAALLEPSRLVDFTVDIVVAILGGLVVGLAAGYAVYRVMINLDEYTTEIVLTLILAYGSFLLAEHILSNAVPGVQFSGVIATVVAGLFIGNRGAEYAMSPQTKIGVFNTWETAAFLVNTLIFLLIGAKTPIGQLRTHAQLIALAIGLVLLARALVVYPVVGVANRLVDVDVSLRDQHVLVWGGLHASIPIALVLGLPATTASGAPFPFREELRAMVFGVAAFSLVVQGLTMGRLLDRLDVIRRSEAEELYETLVGRARMVDSALEAADELHDNNRLPGDVYDDFRAEYGREKEALQEAISELLSEHPEIRREELLIGERQVLKREKSAIMDAMRTGVIGDEVGRPLLEEVNLKLSQVDQGRSTVDETEEEYDEFWRQRAQEFGLRSASLSERDESRDVRSAGDGEPTE; encoded by the coding sequence ATCATGGCAGTCGAAGTAGCCGCAGAATTGCTCGATCTGCTCTCCGTGTTTATCATCGCCGCGGGGGTGGGGATCTTCGTCGCCAAGGTCGGCCGGTTCCCGTACACCATCGCCTTGCTTCTCGCGGGGGTGACCGCTTCCATTCTCGAGTTGGGAATCGACATCGAGCTCAGCCACGATCTCATCTTGCTCGTGTTGTTACCGCCGCTTCTCTTCGAGGGCGCTGCCACGACCGATCTCGAGTACTTCCGCCGATATCTGGGCCCGATCCTGGCACTGGCGGTCCCCGGACTGATACTGGCGGTCCTCATCCTCGGCGTCTTCGGACAGTTCGTCTTCGGAATCCCGCTGCTCGTGGCGCTTTTGTTCGCTGCGATGATCCTGCCGACCGACCCCGTGTCGGTACTCGCGCTGTTCGAGGAACTCGGCGCGCCCGACCGATTGACCGTTATCGTGGAGGGCGAAAGTCTCGTCAACGACGGCGTCGGCGTCGTCATCTTCTCGACGTTGCTGGCCATCATCGTCGAATACGGCCCCGATACGGCGGCGCTGTTAGAGCCATCACGGCTCGTCGATTTCACGGTGGATATCGTCGTCGCGATCCTCGGTGGACTGGTCGTCGGCCTCGCAGCCGGGTACGCGGTGTATCGGGTGATGATCAACCTGGACGAGTACACGACCGAGATCGTCCTGACGCTCATCCTCGCGTACGGGAGCTTCCTGCTGGCCGAGCACATCCTCAGCAACGCGGTGCCCGGCGTTCAGTTCAGCGGCGTCATCGCGACCGTGGTCGCCGGCCTCTTCATCGGCAACCGCGGCGCGGAATACGCGATGAGCCCGCAAACGAAGATCGGCGTCTTCAACACCTGGGAGACGGCCGCGTTTCTGGTGAATACGCTCATCTTCTTGCTCATCGGTGCGAAAACCCCGATCGGCCAGCTCCGTACGCACGCCCAGCTCATCGCCCTGGCCATCGGTCTGGTCCTGCTCGCGCGTGCGCTGGTGGTTTACCCCGTCGTGGGCGTCGCCAATCGGCTCGTCGACGTGGACGTCTCCCTGCGGGACCAGCACGTCCTCGTGTGGGGCGGCCTGCACGCTTCGATCCCGATCGCGCTCGTTCTCGGGTTACCGGCGACGACCGCATCCGGCGCTCCGTTCCCGTTCCGGGAGGAACTCCGGGCGATGGTCTTCGGGGTGGCGGCGTTCAGCCTCGTCGTTCAGGGGTTGACGATGGGGCGGCTCCTGGATCGCCTCGACGTGATCCGCCGGTCGGAGGCCGAGGAACTGTACGAGACGCTCGTCGGTCGCGCCCGGATGGTCGATAGCGCGCTCGAGGCCGCCGACGAACTGCACGACAACAACCGGCTCCCGGGCGACGTCTACGACGACTTTCGCGCCGAGTACGGTCGGGAAAAGGAAGCGCTGCAGGAGGCGATCTCCGAGCTGTTGTCCGAACATCCCGAAATCCGTCGAGAGGAACTGCTCATCGGGGAGCGCCAGGTTCTCAAACGGGAAAAGAGCGCGATCATGGACGCGATGCGAACGGGCGTCATCGGCGACGAGGTGGGCCGGCCGTTGCTCGAGGAGGTCAATCTCAAACTGTCCCAGGTCGACCAGGGGCGGAGTACGGTCGACGAAACCGAAGAGGAGTACGACGAGTTCTGGCGCCAGCGGGCCCAGGAGTTCGGTCTTCGGTCCGCTTCGCTGTCCGAGCGAGACGAGTCGCGTGACGTTCGGTCGGCGGGCGACGGCGAGCCAACGGAGTGA
- a CDS encoding DUF5785 family protein, whose protein sequence is MSNDWPVDPDGEEGSEGMRKFDMRIIADKVDEEEDFPMNRDEFVDEYGDYPIRINYKEVVPMREIFEYVEPEEFETMVDMHKAVGAAMRAGDFWDYHPKGADPEKKHA, encoded by the coding sequence ATGAGCAACGATTGGCCGGTCGATCCCGACGGTGAAGAGGGCAGCGAGGGGATGCGTAAGTTCGATATGCGGATCATCGCGGACAAAGTCGACGAGGAGGAGGACTTCCCGATGAACCGCGACGAGTTCGTCGACGAATACGGCGACTATCCGATCCGGATCAACTACAAGGAAGTCGTCCCCATGCGCGAAATCTTCGAGTACGTCGAACCCGAGGAGTTCGAGACGATGGTCGACATGCACAAGGCCGTCGGCGCGGCGATGCGCGCCGGCGATTTCTGGGACTACCACCCGAAGGGTGCGGACCCGGAGAAGAAACACGCCTAA
- a CDS encoding GTP cyclohydrolase III, whose amino-acid sequence MTNTQVTLVQIDNYGPWTVTPEPRREADLQTMQSRLYADISQFVGNRGGYTFFTRFDNMIAVTNGCSFEDHALLQESVGNRYPVTLSLGVATGTNPVQALSDATELIQDAGSAQDKNRRECLEGRVIEPPHRADGDVQIAHFDVINATGNYTDELNAFDTFIEIEQGYAELMRHMRYAHDSLSFFVGGDNVIVVCPDLGSDEYEEALSHVEDAVDVEMQVGVGRGTSAHEAGYAAKHALETCRSDGTRVELEWETA is encoded by the coding sequence GTGACCAACACGCAGGTAACGCTCGTTCAGATCGATAACTACGGTCCGTGGACGGTGACGCCCGAACCACGACGGGAGGCCGACCTCCAGACGATGCAATCGCGGCTGTACGCGGACATCTCTCAGTTCGTCGGCAATCGCGGCGGCTACACGTTCTTCACCCGGTTCGACAATATGATCGCCGTTACGAACGGCTGTTCGTTCGAGGATCACGCGCTTCTCCAGGAGTCGGTCGGCAACCGGTACCCGGTGACCTTGAGTCTCGGCGTCGCGACCGGAACGAACCCGGTCCAGGCGCTGTCAGACGCGACGGAACTCATCCAGGACGCCGGCAGCGCACAGGACAAGAACCGACGCGAGTGCCTCGAGGGCCGGGTCATCGAACCGCCCCATCGGGCCGACGGAGACGTTCAGATCGCACACTTCGACGTGATCAACGCGACCGGCAACTACACGGACGAACTCAACGCCTTCGATACGTTCATCGAGATCGAGCAGGGCTACGCGGAACTCATGCGACACATGCGCTACGCCCACGACAGTCTCTCGTTTTTCGTCGGCGGCGACAACGTCATCGTCGTCTGTCCCGACCTCGGGAGCGACGAGTACGAGGAAGCCCTCTCCCACGTCGAAGATGCGGTCGACGTCGAAATGCAAGTCGGCGTCGGTCGCGGAACGAGCGCCCACGAGGCCGGTTACGCTGCGAAACACGCCCTCGAGACCTGCCGATCCGACGGGACCCGGGTCGAACTCGAGTGGGAAACGGCCTGA
- a CDS encoding CBS domain-containing protein encodes MESELSVGDVLTTDYIGVSESDTVLGVVRLMRAERASCTLVVRGTEPVGIVTEWDVLGLVADESDPAETTVGAVMTTPVITVNPDRSLTDVATTMARENIRNVVVETEDGIAGVVTQRDVIAAAGSFQSTVAAARSSEPPIDRERELAEPASARVTPEAEGRLVPNGGDEYTTQGVCEACGSLADSLWDANGQLVCADCRAV; translated from the coding sequence ATGGAATCGGAACTGTCCGTCGGAGATGTCTTGACGACCGATTACATCGGCGTCAGCGAGTCGGACACCGTTCTCGGCGTCGTTCGACTCATGCGCGCGGAGCGAGCGAGTTGCACACTGGTCGTCCGCGGCACGGAACCGGTCGGCATCGTGACCGAGTGGGACGTCCTCGGCCTCGTCGCGGACGAGTCCGATCCCGCCGAAACGACCGTCGGGGCGGTGATGACGACACCGGTGATTACGGTCAATCCCGACCGATCGCTCACCGACGTCGCCACGACGATGGCCCGCGAGAACATTCGCAACGTCGTCGTCGAAACCGAAGACGGGATCGCGGGTGTCGTCACTCAGCGGGACGTCATCGCCGCCGCGGGCTCGTTCCAGTCGACGGTGGCCGCCGCTCGCTCGAGCGAGCCGCCGATCGACAGGGAACGCGAACTCGCCGAACCCGCGTCCGCCCGCGTGACTCCGGAGGCCGAAGGCCGGCTCGTGCCGAACGGCGGCGACGAGTACACGACACAGGGCGTCTGTGAAGCGTGCGGCTCGCTCGCGGATTCGCTGTGGGACGCCAACGGCCAACTGGTCTGTGCGGACTGCCGTGCGGTGTGA